The Perca fluviatilis chromosome 2, GENO_Pfluv_1.0, whole genome shotgun sequence genome includes a region encoding these proteins:
- the dharma gene encoding dharma: MDRGSTLSDFSIERILSPQLGHKNPPVMDYAPGGYFHGIPGGFWTLYPGNLSPPAPAPEPAPIRAPVPVPGCLQYRGMRFVDAFLPYGAAGFHPTDFTNLYPNSGERMRFSTQDSADPQQLAGYHSNHQAMVSAESQLRQKSRMRTVFTDGQTKRLEVLFALSDYPPAETRDELARSTGLTEETVRIWFKNRRARRKRQRSRSKDKPSSPSPSGAGAENKFFASFL, from the exons ATGGACCGAGGCAGCACACTGTCCGACTTCAGCATCGAGCGCATCCTCTCCCCGCAGCTCGGACACAAGAATCCGCCGGTGATGGACTACGCACCGGGTGGATACTTCCACGGGATCCCCGGCGGATTTTGGACTCTTTACCCCGGCAACCTCAGCCCTCCTGCCCCGGCTCCGGAACCGGCTCCGATCCGGGCCCCGGTCCCGGTCCCAGGCTGCCTGCAGTACCGAGGGATGCGCTTTGTGGACGCCTTTCTCCCGTATGGAGCAGCCGGTTTCCATCCCACAGACTTCACCAACTTGTACCCAAACTCCGGAGAGCGCATGCGCTTCAGCACCCAGGACTCTGCAG ATCCTCAGCAGTTGGCAGGTTACCATAGTAACCATCAGGCCATGGTGTCCGCTGAGTCGCAGCTGCGTCAGAAGTCCCGGATGAGGACGGTGTTCACCGACGGTCAGACCAAGCGGCTCGAGGTGCTGTTCGCGCTCAGCGACTATCCGCCGGCGGAGACTCGCGATGAGCTCGCGAGGAGCACCGGGCTGACCGAGGAGACAGTCAGG ATTTGGTTTAAGAACCGCAGAGCCAGGAGGAAGCGGCAGCGCAGCAGGTCAAAGGACAAACCCTCCTCCCCTTCGCCCAGCGGCGCCGGAGCCGAGAACAAGTTCTTCGCCTCCTTCCTCTGA